A stretch of DNA from Tissierella sp.:
TTTTTAGCTATTATGGTACCAGTTGCAGGACTTCCATCTACACTAAGACTTAGTTTTGGTGAAATTCCACTAATGATATCTGGTTTATTATTTGGACCTATTATCGGTGGCATATCTGGATTAGCTGCAGATTTAATTGGGGTTGTGGTATTACCACAAGGTCCATATTTTCCGGGCTTTACTCTTAGTTCTATCTTGTGGGGTGTAATACCAGGAATATTTAGTTTTTATTTTAAGAGAAAAGGACAAGGTAAAAACCCTTTTTCTTTTAAAAATGTTTTTCTAGTAGTATGCGTTTCAATTTTAGTGATTTCAATAGGTTTGAATACCTATTGGTTATCAATAATGCTTGGTAAAGGATATATGATATTGTTGCCAGGAAGAGCCATATCTGCTTTTGTTAATATTCCTATTCAATCTTATATTATCGCTACTTTAATAAAATATTTAAAAACTATGATAGTATATCAATAGGATATTATATTAATAAACTTAAAAGATATATAGAGACATAATAATTAGATTTTGAAGACTTCTTCCTTTTTAGGCAGAAGTCTTTTACATAAGGAGGTATATTTATGATAAGATTTTTAACGGGTGGAGAGTCTCATGGTGAAAAGCTTTTAGGTATAATTGATGGAATACCAGCAAATTTATTTTTAGATATAGATTTTATAAATAGAGAGCTAAAAAGAAGACAAATGGGTTATGGTAGATCAGCTAGGATGGAAATAGAAAGTGATGAAGTTATATTTTTATCCGGTATTAATGAAAATTATACTACTGGAAATCCTATTTCTTTATCTATAGCAAATAGAGGGAGAAACATAGAATTAGTCGAAGTTACAAAACCAAGACCAGGTCATGGAGATTTGGTAGGTGCCTTGAAGTATAATCAAAAGGGTGGAAGGAATATTCTAGAAAGAGCCTCTGCCAGAGAAACAGCTATGCGTGTTGCAATGGGCAGTATTTGTAAGATATTATTAAAGACATTTAATATAGAAATCTTTAGTCATGTAATAAATATTGGGGGAGTAGACTCAAATATTAACTATTATAATGGATTAAATATGGAAGACTTAAGACATGCTGATCAATCTAGTATTAGAGTTATTGATAAAACATCTGAAGAAATAATAATTGAAAAAATTAAAGAAGCAAAAGAAGAAGGAGATACTTTAGGTGGAGTTATAGAAGTTATTGTGCAAAATGTCCCTGTTGGTCTTGGTAGTCACACTAATTGGGATACAAAAATTGATGGAAGACTAGCTGCTGCAATAATGGGTATACAAGGAATTAAGGGAGTTGAATTTGG
This window harbors:
- a CDS encoding folate family ECF transporter S component — its product is MNNFSNGKISTKTLVQAGFLVALSIVLTRFLAIMVPVAGLPSTLRLSFGEIPLMISGLLFGPIIGGISGLAADLIGVVVLPQGPYFPGFTLSSILWGVIPGIFSFYFKRKGQGKNPFSFKNVFLVVCVSILVISIGLNTYWLSIMLGKGYMILLPGRAISAFVNIPIQSYIIATLIKYLKTMIVYQ
- the aroC gene encoding chorismate synthase, whose amino-acid sequence is MIRFLTGGESHGEKLLGIIDGIPANLFLDIDFINRELKRRQMGYGRSARMEIESDEVIFLSGINENYTTGNPISLSIANRGRNIELVEVTKPRPGHGDLVGALKYNQKGGRNILERASARETAMRVAMGSICKILLKTFNIEIFSHVINIGGVDSNINYYNGLNMEDLRHADQSSIRVIDKTSEEIIIEKIKEAKEEGDTLGGVIEVIVQNVPVGLGSHTNWDTKIDGRLAAAIMGIQGIKGVEFGLGHLAASRKGSEFQDEILFENKYKRKTNNSGGIEAGITNGEDLVIRATMKPIPTLRKPLTTVDMITKEAAIAQFERSDICAVPSASIVAESMIAYILADELLKKIGGDFIEEIKVNFDNYLKYLESR